The following proteins come from a genomic window of Elusimicrobiaceae bacterium:
- the rfbF gene encoding glucose-1-phosphate cytidylyltransferase, whose amino-acid sequence MKVLLLAGGLGTRLGEETSLRPKPMVEIGGYPILWHIMKLYTHYGFTDFVVLCGYKSEVIKEYFLNYYTNNSDVTIDFSNNEIDIHRNRCEPWKVTMLYTGRDAMTGSRIRQARHYVGKNPFMLTYGDGVADVNIKKLLECHEKSGKLATLTAVQPSGRFGALNIEKDGGISRFQEKPRGDGSWVNGGFFVCQPEVFDYIPEGNDVIWERAPLMALANDGQLNSYKHDGFWHPMDTLKDKLDLNAMWEKGNAPWKVWGE is encoded by the coding sequence ATGAAAGTATTATTGTTGGCCGGTGGATTAGGAACTCGCTTAGGAGAAGAAACTTCCCTTCGCCCCAAACCGATGGTAGAAATCGGTGGTTATCCCATTTTGTGGCATATTATGAAATTATATACCCATTATGGTTTTACTGATTTTGTAGTTTTGTGTGGTTATAAAAGTGAAGTTATTAAAGAATATTTTTTGAACTATTATACCAACAACTCCGACGTGACAATTGATTTTTCCAATAATGAAATAGATATTCATCGCAACCGTTGTGAGCCTTGGAAGGTGACCATGCTTTATACCGGCCGCGATGCGATGACAGGTTCCCGCATTCGTCAGGCGCGTCATTATGTGGGTAAAAACCCCTTTATGTTGACTTATGGTGACGGTGTAGCCGATGTGAACATTAAAAAATTATTGGAATGTCATGAAAAATCCGGCAAGTTGGCTACTTTGACGGCAGTACAACCTTCGGGCCGTTTTGGTGCCTTAAACATAGAGAAAGACGGCGGTATTTCTCGCTTTCAAGAAAAACCGCGCGGAGATGGCTCTTGGGTTAATGGCGGATTTTTTGTGTGTCAACCGGAAGTCTTTGATTATATTCCGGAAGGAAATGATGTTATTTGGGAAAGAGCGCCTTTGATGGCTTTGGCCAATGATGGTCAACTCAACTCTTATAAACATGACGGCTTTTGGCATCCGATGGATACCCTAAAAGATAAGTTAGACTTAAATGCCATGTGGGAAAAAGGCAATGCCCCTTGGAAAGTGTGGGGAGAGTAA
- a CDS encoding NAD(P)-dependent oxidoreductase, translating to MSADKRVLITGGTGFIGRQVVSQLLAKGYEVHCLVYPPFAAEQAGLVQHEMNLMDTVAVGRFLAEYKFENLIHLAWYVGKGCHGSDLNLDWTVATLNLLKFFKENGGKKFLGAGTISEYEYKYGFFTEDMTPTDPRTMYGNSKNAIFNIAKVFCKQNNIEFKWPRIFNLYGPNEKPQRLMPSVILSCLKGEDVKVSDCLKFQDYLHVEDTASGIVTVFEGNVQGAVNICSAKPVQLRYIVEKIAQLTDFKGKILWGAIPAAFGDEVVVGNNAKLLSLGWKPKYNLEEGLLQTINWWKETL from the coding sequence ATGTCGGCTGACAAAAGAGTTTTGATTACGGGCGGTACGGGCTTTATCGGCCGTCAGGTAGTATCTCAACTGCTAGCCAAAGGATACGAAGTACATTGCTTGGTCTATCCTCCTTTTGCTGCGGAACAAGCCGGATTGGTTCAGCATGAAATGAACTTGATGGATACGGTCGCTGTCGGCCGTTTTTTAGCAGAATATAAGTTTGAAAATTTAATTCATTTGGCTTGGTATGTAGGGAAAGGATGTCATGGCTCTGATTTAAATTTGGATTGGACGGTGGCTACCTTAAATTTACTTAAATTCTTTAAGGAGAACGGCGGTAAAAAGTTTTTGGGTGCAGGAACGATTTCAGAATATGAATATAAATATGGTTTCTTTACAGAAGACATGACTCCTACTGATCCGCGCACCATGTATGGAAATAGCAAAAATGCCATTTTTAATATTGCTAAAGTTTTTTGCAAACAAAACAATATTGAGTTCAAATGGCCTCGCATTTTTAATTTATACGGCCCCAATGAAAAGCCGCAACGTTTGATGCCTTCAGTCATTCTTTCTTGTTTAAAAGGAGAAGACGTAAAAGTCAGCGACTGTTTGAAATTTCAAGATTATTTGCATGTAGAAGATACCGCCAGCGGCATTGTCACTGTATTTGAAGGCAATGTACAAGGAGCGGTGAATATTTGCTCGGCAAAGCCGGTACAACTACGATATATCGTGGAAAAAATAGCACAGTTAACTGATTTTAAAGGCAAGATTTTGTGGGGGGCTATCCCTGCTGCTTTTGGCGATGAAGTCGTGGTTGGCAATAACGCCAAACTGCTTTCTTTAGGCTGGAAACCTAAATATAACTTAGAAGAAGGATTATTACAAACTATTAATTGGTGGAAGGAGACTCTATAA
- the rfbG gene encoding CDP-glucose 4,6-dehydratase, with product MDTFNNVYQGKTILVTGHTGFKGSWLSIWLTALGANVVGYALDPYSNRSNYCASHLKERLFADERGDVRDSVRLEEVIAKYKPSMIFHLAAQALVRTSYDYPKETYETNLMGSLNVLEAVRKFDFIKQVIMITSDKCYENVEQIWGYRETDRMGGYDPYSSSKGCAELMIASWRNSYFNPKDYAKHGKAIASVRAGNVIGGGDWSDNRLIPDCIRYIEEGKDIEIRSPHATRPWEHVMEPLSGYLKVGEKLVEDPVTYSTGFNFGPQIESNRTVWEVVEKVVSYYGKGKVVDKSQPGAVHENTLLSLDVTKAYRMLDKWHARLSFDEAIEFTVDWYKEALTNQDMWDYCVKQIQAHNSKK from the coding sequence ATGGACACGTTTAATAATGTTTATCAAGGTAAAACAATTTTGGTGACGGGCCATACCGGTTTTAAAGGATCTTGGCTTTCTATTTGGTTAACCGCTTTGGGAGCCAATGTAGTAGGCTATGCTTTAGATCCTTATTCTAATAGAAGCAACTATTGTGCCTCTCACTTAAAAGAGCGTTTGTTTGCCGATGAACGTGGAGACGTGCGTGATAGCGTGCGCTTGGAAGAAGTCATCGCAAAATATAAACCTTCCATGATTTTTCATTTGGCGGCTCAAGCCTTAGTGCGTACTTCTTATGATTATCCCAAAGAAACCTATGAAACAAACTTAATGGGTTCTTTAAACGTGTTGGAAGCCGTACGTAAATTTGATTTTATTAAACAAGTTATCATGATTACCTCTGATAAATGCTACGAAAATGTAGAACAAATTTGGGGTTATCGTGAAACGGACCGTATGGGCGGATACGACCCTTATTCTTCTTCTAAAGGTTGTGCTGAATTGATGATTGCATCTTGGCGCAATTCTTATTTTAATCCCAAAGATTATGCTAAACACGGTAAAGCCATTGCTAGTGTGCGTGCCGGGAATGTAATCGGTGGCGGTGATTGGAGTGATAACCGCTTAATTCCCGATTGTATCCGCTATATTGAAGAAGGAAAAGATATTGAAATCCGCAGTCCGCACGCTACCAGACCGTGGGAACACGTGATGGAGCCTCTTTCCGGTTATTTGAAAGTAGGAGAAAAATTGGTGGAAGATCCGGTCACTTACAGCACAGGCTTTAACTTTGGGCCTCAAATCGAAAGCAATCGCACTGTCTGGGAAGTGGTGGAAAAAGTGGTGTCTTATTACGGAAAAGGGAAAGTGGTAGATAAATCTCAACCCGGTGCCGTACATGAAAACACATTACTTAGTTTGGATGTGACGAAAGCCTACCGCATGTTGGATAAATGGCATGCTCGTTTATCTTTTGATGAAGCCATTGAGTTTACGGTAGATTGGTATAAAGAAGCCTTGACTAATCAAGATATGTGGGATTATTGTGTAAAACAAATCCAAGCCCACAATAGCAAAAAGTAA
- a CDS encoding FAD-dependent oxidoreductase, which produces MSQTVILGSGVAGLSAAFHLQKKNKSVCIYEKDGDWGGLCGNFSIDGFRFDRFVHFTFTDDPYIKGLFEKSSALYEHPPVSSNYYQGCWLKHPAQNNLAPLPSEEKTKIILDFVSRPHQEIAEIQNYEQWLRVQYGHYFAENFPFRYTRKYWGLEPKDLETKWVGSRMHSPDLEQVLKGAFSEQKENFYYTKYMRYPKKGGFRSILDTCREGLDIRFNKEVVKIDTKAKKITFQDGSCASYERLISSLPLPEMARLVQDMPENVKKAAASLHNTCGYMVSLGFKRPDVAKHLWFYIYDEDIPPARVYSPNLKSPDNVPAGCSSLQAEIFFDCHSPIPPAEEVLEKTIDKLVEMGLFEKEEIVVKDIRFEKYANITFDHDIYKNRQIVLDYLAQVGIESIGRFGRWEYFWSHQAFESGKNV; this is translated from the coding sequence ATGTCCCAAACGGTTATTTTAGGAAGCGGCGTGGCGGGTTTGTCCGCCGCTTTCCATTTACAAAAGAAAAATAAATCCGTCTGTATCTATGAAAAAGACGGAGATTGGGGCGGTCTGTGCGGAAACTTCAGTATAGATGGGTTTCGTTTTGACCGCTTTGTCCATTTTACATTTACAGATGACCCTTACATAAAGGGATTGTTTGAAAAGTCTTCTGCTTTGTATGAGCATCCGCCCGTTTCCAGCAATTATTATCAAGGTTGTTGGTTAAAACATCCCGCTCAAAATAACTTGGCCCCGCTTCCTTCTGAAGAAAAAACCAAAATTATTTTAGATTTTGTCAGTCGCCCTCATCAAGAAATAGCAGAAATTCAAAATTATGAGCAGTGGCTCCGCGTGCAGTACGGGCACTATTTTGCGGAGAATTTTCCTTTCAGATATACTCGTAAATATTGGGGCTTGGAACCGAAAGATTTGGAAACGAAATGGGTAGGAAGCCGCATGCATTCTCCTGATTTGGAGCAAGTATTAAAAGGTGCTTTTAGTGAGCAGAAAGAGAATTTCTATTACACCAAATATATGCGCTATCCCAAAAAAGGCGGATTTAGATCTATTTTGGATACTTGTCGCGAAGGGTTGGATATCCGTTTTAACAAAGAAGTGGTGAAAATAGACACTAAAGCAAAGAAAATCACTTTCCAAGACGGGTCATGTGCTTCCTACGAACGTTTAATTTCCAGCTTGCCTTTACCGGAAATGGCTCGTTTGGTGCAGGATATGCCGGAAAATGTGAAAAAAGCTGCCGCTTCTTTACACAATACGTGCGGATACATGGTGTCTTTGGGTTTTAAACGACCCGATGTAGCCAAGCATTTATGGTTTTATATTTATGATGAAGATATACCGCCTGCTCGGGTCTATTCGCCTAATTTAAAATCACCCGATAATGTGCCGGCGGGGTGCAGCTCTTTGCAGGCGGAAATCTTTTTTGATTGCCACTCGCCTATTCCTCCGGCAGAAGAAGTATTGGAAAAAACAATTGATAAACTGGTAGAGATGGGCCTTTTTGAAAAAGAAGAAATTGTGGTTAAAGATATTCGTTTTGAAAAATACGCCAATATTACTTTTGACCATGATATTTACAAAAATCGGCAGATAGTATTGGATTATTTGGCGCAGGTGGGCATAGAGAGCATTGGCCGGTTTGGCCGTTGGGAATATTTTTGGTCTCACCAAGCCTTTGAAAGCGGAAAAAATGTATAA